The following proteins are encoded in a genomic region of Gemmatimonadaceae bacterium:
- a CDS encoding ThiF family adenylyltransferase, with the protein MSDAIFAELNRAARLPVETAGVLLASVVSTKSGPRLLGRRLLWVNEDAYARREADGLSIRSSGYVHALGEAANMQAAAVWLHTHPGVGSRPVPSRHDHDVDSELIDVFRLRTGSPYYVSMVIAPTSDTLSFTGSIWSSDDTRWALDRIQVVGDRLQALSSFERHQRSEHAMFDRNIRAFGPAMQATLDELRVGIIGCGGTGSSVAEQLARLGVRQFTLVDPDELTASNVTRLYGSTLAQVGAPKVEVVGAHLRDINPSVQVDQLRSSICVQSTAESLTDCDVLFGCTDDNAGRLVLSRLATYMMLPVIDCGVLLSADAHSRVAGIDGRVTTLVPGQACLVCRGRINLRRAASELLTPDERKRRAEEGYAPALGGVEPAVVSFTTAVAAAAICELLERLIGYGPSPRPSEVLLRMHEREISTNRAEPRIGHYCHEAAGKVGLGITTPFLEQTWSQ; encoded by the coding sequence GTGAGCGACGCCATCTTCGCCGAGCTGAATCGCGCCGCGCGGCTTCCCGTAGAAACCGCAGGAGTTCTGTTGGCATCTGTCGTGAGCACGAAGTCCGGGCCTCGTTTGCTCGGGCGCCGGCTGCTTTGGGTCAACGAGGATGCGTACGCTCGACGGGAGGCCGATGGCCTCTCGATCCGATCCTCGGGCTATGTGCACGCGCTTGGCGAAGCCGCGAATATGCAAGCCGCCGCCGTTTGGCTTCACACTCACCCTGGAGTTGGCTCACGACCCGTCCCCAGTCGGCACGACCACGATGTTGATTCGGAGCTGATTGACGTTTTTCGACTGCGCACGGGCAGCCCGTACTACGTCAGCATGGTCATCGCGCCCACGTCGGACACACTCTCATTCACTGGTAGTATTTGGTCGTCCGATGACACTAGATGGGCACTCGATCGGATCCAGGTCGTCGGCGACCGACTCCAGGCTCTATCATCGTTCGAAAGGCACCAGCGCTCTGAACACGCCATGTTCGATCGCAACATTCGAGCCTTCGGGCCCGCCATGCAGGCGACGCTTGACGAGCTACGAGTGGGCATCATCGGCTGCGGAGGTACTGGATCGAGTGTTGCCGAACAATTGGCTCGATTAGGTGTGCGTCAATTCACCCTCGTGGATCCGGATGAGCTGACCGCGTCGAACGTCACACGCCTCTATGGTTCGACGCTTGCGCAAGTAGGCGCACCCAAAGTTGAAGTTGTCGGAGCTCATCTGCGCGACATCAATCCTTCGGTCCAGGTCGATCAGCTTCGTTCGAGCATCTGCGTCCAATCGACGGCAGAGTCGTTGACTGATTGCGACGTCCTATTCGGGTGCACCGATGACAATGCAGGCCGGCTGGTCTTATCGCGGCTTGCCACATACATGATGCTACCCGTCATTGACTGCGGCGTCCTTCTTAGTGCAGATGCTCATTCACGAGTGGCCGGGATCGACGGGCGCGTTACTACTTTGGTACCGGGGCAGGCGTGTCTCGTGTGTCGTGGACGGATCAATCTGAGGCGCGCAGCGTCGGAGCTTCTGACGCCCGACGAACGGAAGCGACGAGCTGAAGAGGGGTACGCTCCTGCACTCGGAGGCGTAGAGCCCGCTGTGGTTAGCTTCACCACTGCCGTGGCGGCCGCGGCAATTTGCGAGCTGCTGGAGCGCCTTATTGGTTATGGTCCGAGCCCGCGACCGAGCGAAGTTCTTCTTCGGATGCACGAGCGGGAGATCTCCACAAATCGCGCCGAGCCGCGAATTGGGCACTATTGTCATGAGGCTGCCGGCAAGGTGGGACTTGGGATCACGACACCGTTTCTCGAGCAAACGTGGTCGCAATGA
- a CDS encoding E2/UBC family protein codes for MTLPAIDLQYLGERIIEHRVAIEANMTCVVLAGFQVPLGYDRERADLLLRLNPGYPDVPPDMWWFDPPLRRADGRPIQAADTFENHLGRTWQRWSRHFSTGQWRSGIDTLESFVALIRRELVRCVQ; via the coding sequence ATGACTCTTCCGGCAATCGATCTCCAGTACCTTGGTGAGCGGATTATCGAACACCGCGTCGCGATTGAAGCGAACATGACGTGCGTTGTGCTGGCTGGTTTTCAGGTGCCACTCGGCTATGACCGGGAGCGCGCGGATCTCCTCCTGCGCTTGAACCCCGGCTATCCCGACGTGCCTCCTGACATGTGGTGGTTCGATCCGCCGCTGCGCCGCGCCGACGGCCGCCCGATCCAGGCGGCTGACACGTTTGAAAATCACCTTGGTCGCACTTGGCAACGCTGGTCGCGACACTTCAGCACAGGTCAATGGCGCTCAGGGATCGACACGCTCGAGAGTTTCGTCGCATTGATCCGACGAGAGCTGGTTCGATGCGTTCAATGA
- a CDS encoding multiubiquitin domain-containing protein, protein MVTADHEKQPERRQIQIDRVHYTVTASAMTGTELRQLPTPPISQDRDLFEVVPGGADRKIDDGTVVEIRDGARFFTAPAHINPGRYVG, encoded by the coding sequence ATGGTCACCGCGGATCACGAGAAGCAACCTGAACGCCGTCAAATTCAGATTGATCGTGTGCACTACACAGTCACCGCGTCGGCAATGACGGGGACGGAACTGCGACAACTGCCCACTCCGCCGATTTCTCAGGATCGAGATCTCTTCGAAGTGGTGCCCGGCGGCGCGGATCGAAAGATCGACGACGGGACCGTTGTTGAGATTCGCGACGGGGCCCGGTTTTTCACTGCCCCCGCACACATCAATCCAGGCCGATACGTCGGTTAG
- a CDS encoding ribbon-helix-helix protein, CopG family — protein MKPAKAMTVRLSPEQAEALETVAAVDDQPIAEVIRAAIADHIEKRRRDRRFQDSLEKRIQRASQMLNK, from the coding sequence ATGAAACCAGCCAAGGCGATGACTGTTAGACTCTCCCCCGAACAGGCAGAGGCGCTAGAAACCGTGGCCGCGGTCGATGATCAGCCGATTGCGGAGGTGATCCGGGCGGCAATCGCGGACCATATTGAGAAGCGCCGACGGGACCGCCGATTCCAAGACAGCCTTGAGAAGCGGATTCAGCGGGCCAGCCAAATGCTCAACAAGTAG
- a CDS encoding FtsX-like permease family protein, producing the protein MLPTAMELRIALRTLRRSKAFATFSIMALALAIAANTTMSALVDALLYPTYAFPHPQQLMMGVFNTPGVMHMKGLDLRGALGDSGRTYEGVSGWAGGWPFVAPGPVIIGGHAMQAAALHVDGNYFKVVGSRPERGALFYDATAEDRHLAVIADRLWTRLDGAHRTFAPFTVTVSNVMYTVTGVLQPHAGAPADVDLFVATRPLAAVGRFALIRLRPGITRQQAMAELKPIARSIDPNHSDRASIGLVPEVPLHAKVGGLPLALGGATLAVLLIACANIANLLLARGMSRSRELATRMAFGATRLQAARLLFAESGLVAAAGGLAGLFLSFWTIHLLAASLPADLLGLGLVEPQLSWRVVAAGVGLTVMAAVVFGVAPVLLLRRADVGTLLKGGGSRTVTVGGARFRLLVVVEVAAALTLGVSASLLTAAAGRLQFLSLGYNAGHLVAGFISENRAVPAGPSAVLHGQTSPTGANARALTAERSADLSSIRSMPGVVSASVVWQAQLAGDVHVARLDGTEPRVPIQSSVSTYFVDPQFLKTLGATLVEGRDFQVGEGGPVPSVILDQTAARWLWPNSSSIGQLIHFGPTENGQPWMRVVGVVRPMLFRVDCGIDEPCERPLVLIANSTSFAAPRSFGEYAIRVRGAPSREVAQLTPLIAAAHPGGRSILTTWGDFTGLDAAKVSHDFIASLFATFAAIGLLLALIGVYGVAAYGVERRSREFGVRIALGARASDIIRYVLRDGNATALLGIALGLLVANWGEQFIAKFLFGFDEQEPYFLAASVVLVFAATVLAGIPSALRAARVNPVDTLRSE; encoded by the coding sequence ATGCTTCCAACGGCCATGGAACTCCGGATAGCTCTGCGCACGCTGCGCCGCAGCAAGGCGTTCGCCACGTTCAGCATCATGGCCCTCGCGCTGGCGATTGCGGCCAACACGACAATGTCCGCCCTCGTGGACGCGCTGCTCTATCCGACGTATGCGTTTCCCCACCCGCAGCAACTCATGATGGGCGTATTCAACACGCCCGGCGTCATGCACATGAAGGGGCTGGATCTACGAGGTGCGCTGGGAGACTCGGGCCGCACGTACGAAGGAGTCTCCGGATGGGCGGGAGGTTGGCCGTTCGTCGCCCCGGGCCCGGTCATCATCGGCGGACACGCGATGCAGGCCGCCGCGCTCCATGTGGATGGGAACTACTTCAAGGTTGTTGGCTCGCGGCCCGAGCGCGGCGCGTTGTTCTACGATGCCACAGCCGAAGACCGCCACCTGGCCGTGATTGCCGATCGACTGTGGACCCGGCTCGACGGTGCGCATAGGACGTTCGCGCCGTTCACGGTGACGGTGAGCAACGTGATGTACACGGTCACCGGGGTGCTCCAGCCGCACGCCGGCGCCCCGGCCGATGTTGATCTCTTCGTGGCCACGCGCCCCCTCGCCGCCGTGGGGCGCTTCGCGTTGATCCGGCTCCGGCCAGGCATCACGCGACAGCAAGCGATGGCCGAGCTCAAGCCGATCGCGCGAAGTATCGACCCAAACCACTCTGATCGCGCGAGCATCGGACTCGTCCCCGAGGTTCCATTGCACGCCAAGGTGGGCGGCCTTCCGCTGGCGCTGGGCGGGGCAACGCTCGCGGTGCTCCTCATCGCGTGCGCCAACATCGCCAATCTGCTCCTCGCCCGCGGCATGTCACGGAGTCGGGAGTTGGCCACGCGGATGGCGTTCGGAGCTACGCGCCTGCAGGCCGCGCGCCTCCTGTTCGCCGAGAGCGGGTTGGTCGCCGCGGCGGGCGGTCTTGCCGGCTTGTTTCTCTCCTTCTGGACCATCCACCTGCTCGCGGCCTCGCTCCCCGCCGATCTGCTGGGCCTCGGGCTCGTGGAGCCGCAACTCTCCTGGCGCGTCGTGGCTGCTGGCGTGGGGCTCACGGTGATGGCGGCGGTCGTGTTCGGCGTCGCTCCCGTGCTGCTCCTCCGCCGCGCCGACGTCGGAACGCTACTCAAGGGTGGTGGAAGCCGGACCGTCACCGTGGGGGGCGCGCGCTTCCGTCTGCTCGTCGTCGTAGAGGTGGCCGCCGCGCTCACGCTCGGCGTCTCGGCGTCGTTGCTCACCGCCGCCGCGGGGCGGCTCCAGTTCCTGAGCCTCGGGTACAATGCCGGCCATCTCGTGGCGGGATTCATCTCCGAGAACCGGGCGGTGCCGGCCGGGCCCAGTGCCGTCCTGCACGGTCAGACGTCGCCGACCGGAGCGAACGCCAGGGCGCTCACCGCCGAACGCTCCGCCGACCTGTCCAGCATCCGGTCCATGCCCGGCGTGGTTTCCGCGTCGGTGGTGTGGCAGGCGCAGCTCGCCGGCGACGTGCACGTGGCGCGGCTGGACGGCACCGAGCCGAGGGTCCCGATTCAGTCTTCGGTTTCCACCTATTTCGTGGATCCGCAGTTCCTCAAGACGCTGGGCGCCACCCTGGTCGAGGGGCGGGATTTCCAAGTCGGCGAGGGTGGCCCCGTCCCGTCGGTGATCCTGGACCAGACGGCGGCACGCTGGCTCTGGCCAAACAGCTCGTCCATCGGACAGTTGATTCACTTTGGGCCCACGGAGAATGGGCAGCCGTGGATGCGGGTGGTAGGAGTGGTCCGGCCGATGCTCTTCCGCGTGGACTGTGGCATCGACGAGCCGTGCGAACGGCCACTGGTCCTCATCGCCAACAGTACGTCGTTCGCCGCGCCGCGCAGCTTCGGCGAGTACGCGATCCGCGTACGAGGGGCGCCCAGCCGCGAAGTGGCGCAGCTCACGCCCCTGATCGCCGCCGCGCACCCGGGCGGCCGGTCCATCCTCACCACCTGGGGCGACTTCACCGGACTCGACGCGGCCAAGGTGAGCCATGACTTCATCGCGTCGCTCTTCGCGACTTTCGCCGCCATCGGCCTCTTGCTCGCATTGATCGGGGTCTACGGCGTGGCGGCCTATGGCGTCGAGCGCCGGAGTCGCGAATTCGGCGTCCGCATCGCGCTCGGCGCCAGAGCCAGCGACATCATCAGGTACGTGTTGCGCGACGGAAACGCCACGGCGCTCCTCGGAATCGCCCTTGGATTGCTGGTCGCCAACTGGGGCGAACAGTTCATCGCGAAGTTCCTGTTCGGATTCGACGAGCAGGAACCCTACTTCCTAGCGGCTTCAGTGGTACTCGTATTTGCGGCGACCGTGCTCGCCGGGATCCCGTCCGCGCTGCGGGCGGCGCGGGTGAACCCGGTGGACACGCTGCGGTCGGAATGA
- a CDS encoding protein kinase translates to MGEIETLTAALAGHYAIQREIGAGGMATVYLAHDVRHDRDVAIKVVHPDLGAVLGGERFLAEIKTTAKLQHPHILPLLDSGNANGLLFYVMPMVAGESLRQRLDREKQLPIPEAVRIAGEVASALDYAHRHGVIHRDIKPENILLHDGQALVADFGIALAVQSAGGARMTQTGLSLGTPQYMSPEQAMGERSIDARSDIYALGAVTYEMLAGDAPFTGSSVQAIVAKVLAERPTPLHTLRDTVPPAVEHAVLTALAKLPADRFATAAEFGQALSDDAVGAAGHRRRAHPASAAGAGAARRARWLQWAWIPAALIGVFAGTLHRPRGAEPEPPLRASLLPPTGCDFGDVATSNLMQLSPDGAAMVFVVRCAGAQSLWIRTLATGAMRALPGTANAIYPFWSPDGQSLGFFADGRLKRIDLASGAIRDLAPALNGRGGTWNRDGVILYAPDLNTSIYRVSAAGGDARPETSKPAGEARTYRLPYFLPDGRHFLFVEGGGVGQAGAEVVGELGSNRTRRLLDVPSNVAFADGRLFYVQDGALFARPFSPGTATFSGSAVAVAPGIESWPFKYIGNFSPAGDLLVYRGPLGRERRMVWFNPATQTQVAVVPPGPYAYVGLSPDGRQILTERSEPDSPLVDVWLYQLAAQRWTQFTTHPDVYYAAAWSPDGSRIAVQPAGDTVTRIVSVDQRPITSYASGLTGPGLIDTWSPDGSFAVGTRQVTATGFDLIRFRFAAQPAGPEVLLAAPGDQMSPRISPSGRLLAYLSNQTGDWEVYLTALPDADGQQPVSQNGAWSAGTGQADPLTWSRDGRTLYFVDATQHLMSAAVAAGPPVQIGRPTPVPGAPVGVVSLSAAPDGRLLLLYDDNQHPVPATVIANWPAILRSR, encoded by the coding sequence ATGGGCGAGATCGAGACGCTGACCGCGGCCTTGGCTGGCCACTACGCCATCCAGCGCGAGATCGGCGCCGGCGGCATGGCCACCGTCTACCTCGCCCACGACGTGCGCCACGATCGCGACGTTGCGATCAAAGTCGTGCATCCCGATCTCGGCGCAGTACTCGGCGGCGAGCGGTTCCTGGCCGAGATCAAGACCACGGCCAAGCTGCAGCACCCGCACATCCTGCCGCTGCTCGATTCGGGAAACGCGAACGGGCTGCTGTTCTACGTGATGCCGATGGTGGCCGGCGAGTCGCTGCGCCAGCGGCTCGATCGCGAGAAGCAGCTCCCGATCCCCGAGGCCGTGCGCATCGCCGGCGAAGTGGCGAGCGCGCTGGACTACGCCCACCGCCACGGCGTGATTCATCGCGACATCAAGCCGGAGAACATTCTACTGCACGACGGGCAGGCGCTGGTCGCCGACTTCGGGATCGCGCTCGCCGTTCAGAGTGCGGGCGGCGCGCGCATGACGCAGACGGGACTCTCACTCGGGACGCCGCAGTACATGTCACCCGAGCAAGCGATGGGTGAGAGGAGCATCGACGCACGCAGCGATATCTACGCCCTGGGCGCCGTGACGTACGAGATGCTCGCGGGCGACGCCCCGTTCACCGGGTCGAGCGTGCAGGCAATCGTGGCCAAGGTGCTGGCCGAACGCCCGACGCCGCTCCATACGCTGCGCGACACGGTGCCGCCGGCGGTGGAGCACGCCGTGCTCACGGCGCTGGCCAAACTCCCCGCCGACCGGTTTGCGACGGCCGCGGAGTTCGGTCAGGCGCTGAGTGACGATGCAGTGGGCGCCGCGGGTCACCGGCGGCGCGCGCACCCGGCATCAGCCGCCGGCGCGGGCGCTGCCCGCCGGGCGCGTTGGCTGCAGTGGGCCTGGATTCCCGCGGCGCTGATCGGCGTGTTCGCCGGCACGCTGCACCGCCCCAGGGGCGCCGAGCCGGAGCCGCCGCTGCGCGCCAGCCTCCTGCCGCCCACCGGGTGCGACTTCGGCGACGTGGCCACCAGCAACCTCATGCAGCTCTCCCCCGACGGCGCCGCGATGGTGTTCGTGGTGCGATGCGCTGGCGCGCAGTCGCTCTGGATCCGCACCCTCGCCACGGGCGCCATGCGCGCGCTCCCCGGTACGGCGAATGCCATCTATCCGTTCTGGTCGCCGGACGGACAGAGCCTGGGCTTCTTTGCCGACGGGAGGCTCAAGCGCATTGACCTCGCGAGCGGCGCCATTCGCGATCTGGCGCCGGCGTTGAATGGACGTGGTGGAACGTGGAACCGCGATGGTGTGATCCTCTATGCGCCCGACCTCAATACGTCCATCTATCGCGTGTCGGCGGCCGGCGGCGATGCGCGACCGGAGACCTCGAAGCCGGCCGGCGAAGCCCGGACATACCGGCTGCCATATTTTCTTCCCGATGGACGGCACTTCCTGTTCGTAGAGGGCGGTGGCGTCGGGCAGGCCGGTGCGGAGGTCGTCGGCGAATTGGGTTCGAACCGGACACGGCGCCTGCTCGATGTGCCGTCGAACGTCGCCTTCGCAGATGGCCGGCTCTTCTACGTGCAGGATGGCGCGCTCTTTGCTCGGCCGTTCTCCCCCGGTACCGCGACGTTCTCCGGGAGCGCGGTCGCCGTCGCGCCCGGGATCGAATCGTGGCCGTTCAAGTACATCGGCAACTTCTCGCCGGCCGGCGACCTTCTGGTCTATCGAGGGCCGTTGGGGCGCGAACGCCGGATGGTCTGGTTCAACCCCGCCACGCAAACGCAGGTGGCCGTCGTACCGCCGGGGCCGTACGCGTACGTCGGCCTGTCACCCGACGGCCGTCAGATCCTGACCGAGCGATCGGAGCCCGACAGCCCGCTGGTCGACGTCTGGCTCTACCAACTGGCGGCGCAGCGCTGGACTCAATTCACCACCCACCCCGACGTCTACTACGCGGCGGCGTGGTCTCCGGATGGCTCGCGAATCGCCGTGCAGCCAGCTGGCGATACCGTCACGCGCATCGTCTCGGTGGACCAACGCCCGATCACCAGTTATGCGTCGGGACTCACGGGCCCCGGGTTGATCGACACGTGGTCGCCCGATGGTTCGTTCGCGGTGGGAACCCGCCAGGTCACGGCCACCGGCTTTGATCTGATCCGATTCCGGTTCGCCGCGCAGCCCGCCGGACCGGAGGTGCTGCTCGCCGCGCCGGGCGATCAGATGAGTCCTCGTATTTCTCCCTCCGGCCGGTTGCTTGCCTACCTGTCAAATCAGACTGGCGACTGGGAGGTCTACCTGACGGCCTTGCCCGATGCCGACGGGCAACAGCCGGTGTCGCAGAACGGAGCCTGGTCGGCGGGCACGGGCCAGGCCGATCCGCTCACCTGGAGCCGCGATGGACGTACGCTTTATTTTGTCGACGCAACCCAGCACCTGATGTCGGCCGCGGTCGCGGCCGGTCCGCCGGTGCAGATCGGGCGTCCCACACCAGTTCCCGGCGCGCCGGTGGGCGTGGTGAGTCTGAGCGCGGCACCGGACGGACGCCTGCTGCTGCTGTACGACGACAACCAACATCCCGTGCCGGCGACAGTGATCGCCAACTGGCCGGCGATACTGCGTAGCCGCTGA
- a CDS encoding serine/threonine-protein kinase codes for MPITEDFRNGLADRYRIERELGPGGMANVYLARDLKHDRDVVLKVLKPELSEASDVARFLAEIRITASLQHPHILTLIDSGVSADMPYYVVPYIQGESLRDRLDRERQLSLTDAVAIVKPIAAALDYAHARNVVHRDVKPHNILLQDREAILADFGIALAVQRAGGKRLTESGYVLGTPEYMSPEQLLGDRDLDARSDVYSLGAVVYEMLAGEPPARGANWQALAARVLNAVPTPLHLVRSTVPIAVDETVARSLAKTPADRFQTAGEFAIALEAASTENPAALPRTVPLAPPPVLRVRRRGALVAMGTLAFFTAALWFAHRPTRANEPPGGKPYLHLTVDGSHGPVLLDPSDVEYTYSWTSEGTTNGVCEMVAPATSGIMASGSNKVVRGNPFFPAAGTSMQIAITCPSIDGTVLADAVTVTVAAVRGPTVLLTVHGSGGLSASNEGSVVLDSGDTYDYAWVARHAQSCKLISPQGAPMQAAGTVLRVGPGDPMYPKDVNNPLMLTIECTDGKWVDLQWVRILLAPPRH; via the coding sequence ATGCCGATTACCGAGGACTTCCGAAACGGGCTTGCTGACCGCTACCGCATTGAGCGTGAGCTCGGGCCCGGGGGAATGGCAAATGTGTACCTCGCTCGTGACCTGAAGCACGACCGCGACGTGGTCCTCAAGGTGCTCAAGCCGGAACTCAGCGAGGCATCCGATGTAGCGCGCTTCCTCGCGGAGATCCGCATTACTGCGAGCCTCCAGCATCCGCACATCCTCACGCTGATTGACTCGGGCGTGAGCGCCGATATGCCGTACTATGTGGTGCCGTACATTCAGGGTGAATCCCTGCGGGACCGGCTGGATCGAGAGCGCCAGTTGAGCCTCACTGACGCGGTTGCCATTGTGAAGCCGATTGCGGCGGCCCTCGACTATGCACATGCACGTAATGTTGTGCATCGCGACGTAAAACCGCACAACATTTTGCTGCAAGACCGGGAAGCAATCCTGGCTGATTTCGGCATCGCCCTCGCGGTCCAACGCGCCGGAGGCAAACGGCTCACGGAATCTGGCTACGTGCTCGGGACTCCGGAGTACATGAGTCCGGAGCAGCTTTTGGGAGATCGCGACCTCGATGCGCGTAGCGACGTGTATTCGCTCGGAGCGGTGGTCTATGAGATGCTGGCCGGGGAGCCACCGGCCAGGGGCGCGAACTGGCAGGCCCTCGCCGCACGCGTGCTCAATGCCGTGCCCACCCCGTTGCATCTTGTGCGGAGCACCGTGCCGATCGCTGTCGACGAGACCGTGGCGCGATCTCTCGCCAAGACGCCAGCCGACCGGTTTCAAACTGCCGGTGAGTTCGCGATCGCGCTGGAGGCAGCGTCTACTGAGAACCCGGCGGCGCTCCCCCGCACGGTCCCACTAGCGCCCCCTCCTGTCTTGCGTGTGCGCCGCCGCGGTGCGCTGGTTGCCATGGGCACCTTAGCCTTCTTTACAGCGGCGCTTTGGTTTGCTCACCGACCAACCCGGGCAAACGAGCCCCCAGGAGGTAAGCCGTATTTGCACCTCACGGTCGATGGGTCGCATGGGCCGGTGCTGCTTGATCCTTCTGACGTGGAGTACACCTACTCATGGACATCCGAAGGGACTACCAATGGGGTCTGCGAGATGGTGGCTCCCGCAACCTCCGGCATCATGGCTTCTGGCAGCAACAAGGTCGTCCGCGGCAACCCATTCTTCCCGGCTGCCGGAACGAGTATGCAAATTGCGATTACGTGCCCATCCATCGATGGAACCGTGCTGGCAGACGCAGTGACTGTGACGGTTGCTGCCGTGCGAGGGCCCACCGTGCTGCTCACCGTCCATGGTTCGGGTGGCCTGAGTGCTTCGAATGAGGGCTCGGTCGTGCTCGATAGTGGTGACACGTATGATTACGCTTGGGTGGCGCGACATGCGCAATCGTGCAAGTTAATCAGTCCGCAAGGCGCCCCCATGCAAGCGGCAGGCACGGTACTGCGGGTTGGACCTGGAGATCCGATGTATCCGAAGGACGTCAACAATCCCCTGATGCTGACAATTGAGTGTACGGACGGTAAATGGGTAGACCTGCAATGGGTTCGCATACTCCTCGCACCGCCGCGGCACTGA
- a CDS encoding helix-turn-helix domain-containing protein has translation MSDQDFPRRLLPQHWTPPLKGGVLAGLGPKESWPALLTLKQAAAYLNVSETWVEESGIPQVQIPTTGKSDRKMRRYRVEDLDRYMEAHLCRDPRIK, from the coding sequence ATGTCAGATCAAGACTTCCCCCGCCGACTGCTGCCGCAGCACTGGACGCCGCCCCTGAAGGGCGGCGTCCTGGCCGGGCTTGGTCCGAAAGAGTCTTGGCCTGCGCTGCTCACCCTCAAGCAAGCCGCCGCCTACCTGAACGTCTCGGAGACGTGGGTGGAGGAGTCCGGGATCCCGCAGGTGCAGATCCCGACCACGGGCAAGAGCGATCGCAAGATGCGCCGGTATCGCGTCGAAGATCTGGACCGCTACATGGAGGCGCACCTGTGTCGCGATCCACGGATCAAGTGA
- a CDS encoding tyrosine-type recombinase/integrase — MSRDPSSRAEGTADTAAPEPRVGSRDLPANIVRVKRSPFLYLYVPTSSGSRRRIGTRIPDDVRGRKLAQAVLHRLEELQRDATRRRALDLLHDRKIGLFPDDRRWPDRPGLNDVLAGRGPAGVDELLAKIDADECDIDLALLIAEFAADPVSLHTRKRGQVMKSDARANDAAHVSAVLDWCALDESQGAEGWATLAAIEDPKACAAEYRVRIKTLPPVRRLSLLTTDRVRRYLDGVLARERAKKPGHDTAGRAARRKHQLAIRTFARWLAVRKGLQWVVDPTVDVILETTPAGRVLHLERWEIELLAATLDELAPPHGDFCRIQHGTGLDTSDVARLQVRDVDLTERRIRGLSGKTFNRRRRVLVLDWAWSAVERRVANKRPTDRLFEGLPPDRHAHSKAMQTVRVHLVGLGHLQFALYQARDARHSVAVMMLAAGVPVKAVARQLGHDPATLLRTYAEWVPDAADEALWREMIAARDERKKAEAHGQVATTD, encoded by the coding sequence GTGAGTCGGGATCCATCGTCGCGGGCGGAGGGGACCGCCGACACTGCGGCGCCCGAGCCGCGCGTCGGCAGTCGCGACCTTCCTGCCAACATCGTGCGGGTGAAACGGTCGCCCTTCCTCTATCTCTATGTCCCGACCAGTTCGGGCAGTCGACGCCGCATCGGCACGCGCATCCCGGATGATGTGCGCGGCCGCAAGCTCGCGCAGGCGGTGCTGCATCGTCTCGAGGAACTGCAACGCGACGCAACCCGTCGGCGTGCGTTGGACCTTCTCCATGACCGGAAGATCGGTCTCTTTCCCGACGATCGCCGGTGGCCGGATCGTCCGGGGCTCAACGATGTGCTCGCCGGGCGAGGACCCGCCGGGGTGGACGAACTGCTCGCGAAGATCGATGCCGACGAGTGTGACATTGACCTGGCGCTCCTGATCGCGGAATTCGCGGCGGACCCGGTCTCGCTGCATACGCGGAAGCGCGGGCAGGTGATGAAGAGCGATGCACGTGCGAACGACGCTGCGCACGTCTCGGCGGTGCTCGACTGGTGCGCACTCGACGAGTCTCAGGGCGCGGAGGGATGGGCCACCCTCGCGGCCATCGAGGACCCCAAGGCGTGCGCCGCGGAGTACCGGGTCCGCATCAAGACGCTGCCGCCGGTCCGGCGCCTGTCGCTGCTGACGACCGACCGTGTCCGCCGCTACCTCGATGGCGTGCTCGCGCGCGAGCGCGCGAAAAAGCCGGGCCACGACACCGCCGGCCGCGCGGCTCGCCGCAAGCACCAGCTCGCGATCCGGACGTTCGCGCGCTGGCTGGCCGTTCGAAAGGGTCTGCAATGGGTGGTGGATCCAACCGTGGACGTGATTCTCGAAACGACGCCGGCCGGTCGTGTGCTGCACCTGGAGCGCTGGGAGATTGAGCTCCTTGCCGCCACCCTGGACGAGTTGGCCCCTCCCCACGGGGATTTCTGCCGGATCCAACACGGCACGGGTCTCGATACGAGCGATGTGGCGCGGCTCCAGGTGCGTGATGTCGATCTGACCGAGCGTCGGATTCGTGGCCTGTCGGGCAAGACGTTCAATCGGCGGCGTCGCGTACTCGTCCTCGACTGGGCCTGGTCCGCCGTCGAGCGGCGGGTTGCCAACAAGCGGCCGACGGACCGGCTCTTCGAGGGCCTGCCCCCCGACCGGCATGCCCACTCCAAGGCGATGCAGACGGTTCGCGTGCACCTCGTGGGCCTGGGTCATCTCCAGTTTGCGCTGTACCAGGCCCGCGACGCGCGGCACTCGGTCGCCGTGATGATGCTGGCTGCCGGGGTGCCCGTGAAGGCGGTGGCCCGTCAACTGGGGCACGACCCGGCGACGCTGCTCCGGACGTATGCGGAGTGGGTTCCCGACGCGGCCGACGAGGCGCTCTGGCGCGAGATGATCGCCGCGCGCGACGAGCGGAAGAAGGCGGAAGCGCACGGGCAGGTGGCGACGACCGACTAG